tacaatagAGAAATGATGTTGACAAAAATCATGTAAAGATTAAATACGGATAAGGTGATGGTTTCAATTGCGAAGAAAAATTTGGCTTTTTGGACAAGTACTGTCATTAGCAATACTGGTCAATGAAAAGGAATGAGTATGTTTTAGGTAGACAATACGTTTGATACGGCGACTAAGAGCATCTATAAATACGTTATTATTCGCTCCAGAGACAGATTGTATCTTGGCAAAAAATACTTCGTTGAATGTTGATTCGGCTTGTGATCGCAGCAAATCAATATCTTGCATTAGTTCCAAGGATAAGTCAGCCGTTGTAGTCGACATGGAAAAATACATGTTGAAATGAGTCCATAACAGGTAGAGAGCTGATTCAATTATGGCAATACTTTCAGCTAAATCATTGGAGCGAGTTGTGCATCTATGAATAATGGAAACCAAAAGGCCAAGATTGTGCTTACAATACAATCGAGAATCGGTGTATGAGAGTGAGGGCTCGAATAAAGGTTGATCTGTTGCTGAAAATAGTAtaagtggaaaaaattgaataaaaattcaaactgaTAAGTTAACATTGAGTAATTACCATTGGACGAGACAAGTTGTACGCAGGCAtttagaataataaaaacaatctGACCGTCTGTTGAGGCCAAAGATTGTTCACCTGAACAAAACAGTGGAAGTAATCcaataaaatttgtttgtagCGTTCGATTTACATTCAAAACGAGACGGCCGATCAAACGTGAAACTAGCAGCAATAGTTCAGAACCGTTAACGCTTTCTTTAATTGTAGGGGCCAAACGGATCAAATCATGCAAAATTGAATGGGCCGATATAAACGAGCCAAACTGTATGAAAAAACGGTAAGGATATCAAGAATAGAGTGTGTTAGTACAAACAAACCTCTGAAATGATCTGCCTGTTATTGCTGATGGTTGTTATAGTGATCATGAGCCGTAAAATGTAGACAAACATCTTGAAACAAACAGGATTCTCGCATATCAAATATGGATACATATCAAAACATTGCAGTGATTCGAGCGTTTGAACCAGATCGAGGTTGTTTAGCAAACCATTCAGTAGGTAGTCAACGTTGGTAGATGAGAATATAATTAGCAATAGCATCTAAACAGAAAAGATAGAATGAAACATAAAGCCAATTTAGTTTTAAAAGGCTTaccatttttgattcaaaaacgTAAAAAGCTTTGATGAATTCGTATTTGTTAGCTCGGATTTCTCGTTCGTCTGATAAAAGACTCAAAAgcaattgtttcaatgaacCATTCAGTATTAATTCATTGAGCCAATTGGTGCAATCGCAACGATTAAGTATGGAAATGGCCAGCATTTTGGCCACTTCATGACCAGCAAGAATATCTCGAGTAAATTTATCCAAAAGATTTGATGAGAATCGTAATTCTTTGAATAACAAAGGCGGCAACAAACGAAACAAGTACAATAAAGATGCATAGAAATTGATCCGTGCCCGCTTTTGTTTCGACCATATTAGCGAGGAATTCTCCAGTACGTGCATGATTGAACGAATGCATGAGGAAATGTTTGTTACACTTTTCGAATCGATTTCGTTTAATGCCCATGAGGCAATAAGAATGGTGGAAGAGATGGATCggtaaaaatgatcattcgTTGATGGATCCATAATTCTGTTGATGAGCTCAAGATTAATCTCGGCAAGATAACGAGATTGCATCTCCTGTTCCATTCCAGAGCCAGCAAGGCAGCTACACAAAATGATGACCTGCACTAATTCACACCATGATTCGATGAATTCACTTTTCTGCTTAACCAtctcgatcgattgattaacCGAAGTACAATAAAGCATTATCTTTTTGATCTCTTCACGGAGAAGGCTCGAAGAAGAAAGACCAATCTGAGTACCGAGAGCACGGATTTCATTGAACAATTTCTGATGCAACAAAGGTAGATCTATGGTCTTATCGACATTCAAACTTTCCAAGATGGTTTTCTGTAATTCTttagaatcaaaataatcaaagcTTTGCATGGTCGGGTGGTCATGTTCGAATACGAACGGATACAGGAAGCCTAGAATTCGAGGTTTTTTGGTCTCTTTGAACAAGAACGAAACGTATGATGAACAGTAGGATTGAAGCTTCTGTTCAGAAGTGATACGTATGTCAATCGCCAGAATCTTGAGAAAATATGTTATTTCGAATAGCAACGATTCGACAAGCTTTTGATCCATCGCAAACTGTGTGACGGTCAATCTATTCCAGAATTTTAAGTATTGAAGGTTGAATTCGTAGCTTGACCGTAGAACACGCAAAACGATCTCATTTGTATGGACGGATGAACACAATTTGTAGATAATGTGCATGCCTAATTTACGTTCTTCTAACAAATCTTGCCATTCAATAATTGAGCCATCGAACAATGAAAGAATCGAATGTAAACACGTATAGCTCTGACAAAAAAGACTAACGTTTTTTAGTGAAAACAGTTTACTTTCGATACCAATTAATTTGTGAGCAAACGTGTATTTGCTAGTGGCCGATCCCTGTCCCAAATAGGTGTCGATGAACAGGAGGGTTTCTTTACGCAATTCTTGACTATCACGTTCCAAGCATTCGACAAACATTTGATTAAACTGTTCGGATTTGAGCAATGGATTCTGTACATTTGAACAACACTGCATTAAGCATAAATAAGTCATTTCGAAATTTGCATCACATAACGAACGTAACAGTCGTAATGTATGGATAGCAATTTCCGACGAAAAAGGCAGCATCCGGAATAATATGACTAATCGATCTTGACGATTTGTGCGCGGATTGATATTGTTGaacaatgaatcaaatttgacAAACGTTGATAAGCAAAGGCCAGCTGCCCCTCGTATCGATTCAAAGAAAAGGTCTTGACGTTGGCAAACTTCACGTAGCAATGACAATATGGTAACGGTACATTGTTCCACGAATCTGCATGTTTGTTGAGGGCCATGATCATAATCTTTTAAGGTTGGCTGGTTATAATTGACTTCCAAATAGGTAACACTCTCTTCTAAACTTGAAATAATATGCCGAAATAGGAGATTCTCCTGTAATATCTGTGAGAACACGGCCAACATTCGAGGAGTGAGTCCTTCGATAAAATCACATCGCTGTACAATGTTCAAGAGCAGCTGGTAAGCCAGTTTCATGACGatccatttttcattttcattcttgaaGATACGATAGGAAGTTTTTAACAGAATGGAATCtataatgaatttaaaacaaCTTTCAGATGAGCTCATCTGATGTATTGTCATGCGAGATTCCAAATGTGAGAACAAGGTGTTCATCAGTTCCAAGAATGCGATTGTTATTGgatattcttcatttttcacCTCGATCTCTTCGATTTCAATGGCGATACCGTTCTGCCATAATTTTGGATGACTAAGCATACCTGATTGATTATAGCGAGGTAATATAGTTTCGATTTCACGCCAAATAATGTTCGACACGGATGATACAGTGGAGAATGCGGCAAAACATTTCAGTATCTGAGCCTTTAACTCACGCGAAACAGCACAACGAAGGATAGACACCATGATTGGAATAAAAAGGTATTGC
This is a stretch of genomic DNA from Dermatophagoides farinae isolate YC_2012a chromosome 2, ASM2471394v1, whole genome shotgun sequence. It encodes these proteins:
- the Nup205 gene encoding nuclear pore complex protein Nup205 isoform X2: MVVDNQIDLGHCWLPYRQLNNLIKNSIRDGSLQACSKLESALIKHKADFISAMKNAPKNSLHREVVRNACNDGITIIENQNKLKKVIPQDMVNEALLLSDLFNLNELNALELLITGQNQLSRFPDMSRGTVAVLYYYDSKKNLLSALQTLIQVSSGRSWTSKLSKEISRCINRFVNELKEESIVIRCCNILNEFDIKREYDMLETNRGLGPYRYRKQVFDTMKDIRKITANIIFNYSAQTYLSTKEMFSIFELVQNKSCLESTYLDTVTTELLLSMLYALDVSFIQELEDDEQRQSATIDACWWIKNGNAFAEFVSKLDESEFVIKSIKPIIRLAVSLNLKTLSMYSLPGLDLVEIDEEKLIDRAIEENVFENINQLLAQNKHLYSEEFFVHKIHSIICDMIMNMSHKIKELRDKADESGIILNALSAESIKPFTNLSQASLQFDKFLRFLATFYHADPYGLSNDFWLNVDQQQIHSKSVLSRQQVLHKFVRSLHESFFPQLLHAAVIKFFRSLARHSPFNVFNLIKNTSFHTSIQFSISSFSETLNDYLNTVRGSDNTERISASFSLSVGFNNHIHQHVQNQGNRRKLATTADVESICAIVNLLEEIVQNDRTCCVAIAENQQYLFIPIMVSILRCAVSRELKAQILKCFAAFSTVSSVSNIIWREIETILPRYNQSGMLSHPKLWQNGIAIEIEEIEVKNEEYPITIAFLELMNTLFSHLESRMTIHQMSSSESCFKFIIDSILLKTSYRIFKNENEKWIVMKLAYQLLLNIVQRCDFIEGLTPRMLAVFSQILQENLLFRHIISSLEESVTYLEVNYNQPTLKDYDHGPQQTCRFVEQCTVTILSLLREVCQRQDLFFESIRGAAGLCLSTFVKFDSLFNNINPRTNRQDRLVILFRMLPFSSEIAIHTLRLLRSLCDANFEMTYLCLMQCCSNVQNPLLKSEQFNQMFVECLERDSQELRKETLLFIDTYLGQGSATSKYTFAHKLIGIESKLFSLKNVSLFCQSYTCLHSILSLFDGSIIEWQDLLEERKLGMHIIYKLCSSVHTNEIVLRVLRSSYEFNLQYLKFWNRLTVTQFAMDQKLVESLLFEITYFLKILAIDIRITSEQKLQSYCSSYVSFLFKETKKPRILGFLYPFVFEHDHPTMQSFDYFDSKELQKTILESLNVDKTIDLPLLHQKLFNEIRALGTQIGLSSSSLLREEIKKIMLYCTSVNQSIEMVKQKSEFIESWCELVQVIILCSCLAGSGMEQEMQSRYLAEINLELINRIMDPSTNDHFYRSISSTILIASWALNEIDSKSVTNISSCIRSIMHVLENSSLIWSKQKRARINFYASLLYLFRLLPPLLFKELRFSSNLLDKFTRDILAGHEVAKMLAISILNRCDCTNWLNELILNGSLKQLLLSLLSDEREIRANKYEFIKAFYVFESKMMLLLIIFSSTNVDYLLNGLLNNLDLVQTLESLQCFDMYPYLICENPVCFKMFVYILRLMITITTISNNRQIISEFGSFISAHSILHDLIRLAPTIKESVNGSELLLLVSRLIGRLVLNVNRTLQTNFIGLLPLFCSGEQSLASTDGQIVFIILNACVQLVSSNDQPLFEPSLSYTDSRLYCKHNLGLLVSIIHRCTTRSNDLAESIAIIESALYLLWTHFNMYFSMSTTTADLSLELMQDIDLLRSQAESTFNEVFFAKIQSVSGANNNVFIDALSRRIKRIVYLKHTHSFSLTSIANDSTCPKSQIFLRN
- the Nup205 gene encoding nuclear pore complex protein Nup205 isoform X1 produces the protein MVVDNQIDLGHCWLPYRQLNNLIKNSIRDGSLQACSKLESALIKHKADFISAMKNAPKNSLHREVVRNACNDGITIIENQNKLKKVIPQDMVNEALLLSDLFNLNELNALELLITGQNQLSRFPDMSRGTVAVLYYYDSKKNLLSALQTLIQVSSGRSWTSKLSKEISRCINRFVNELKEESIVIRCCNILNEFDIKREYDMLETNRGLGPYRYRKQVFDTMKDIRKITANIIFNYSAQTYLSTKEMFSIFELVQNKSCLESTYLDTVTTELLLSMLYALDVSFIQELEDDEQRQSATIDACWWIKNGNAFAEFVSKLDESEFVIKSIKPIIRLAVSLNLKTLSMYSLPGLDLVEIDEEKLIDRAIEENVFENINQLLAQNKHLYSEEFFVHKIHSIICDMIMNMSHKIKELRDKADESGIILNALSAESIKPFTNLSQASLQFDKFLRFLATFYHADPYGLSNDFWLNVDQQQIHSKSVLSRQQVLHKFVRSLHESFFPQLLHAAVIKFFRSLARHSPFNVFNLIKNTSFHTSIQFSISSFSETLNDYLNTVRGSDNTERISASFSLSVGFNNHIHQHVQNQGNRRKLATTADVESICAIVNLLEEIVQNDRTCCVAIAENQQYLFIPIMVSILRCAVSRELKAQILKCFAAFSTVSSVSNIIWREIETILPRYNQSGMLSHPKLWQNGIAIEIEEIEVKNEEYPITIAFLELMNTLFSHLESRMTIHQMSSSESCFKFIIDSILLKTSYRIFKNENEKWIVMKLAYQLLLNIVQRCDFIEGLTPRMLAVFSQILQENLLFRHIISSLEESVTYLEVNYNQPTLKDYDHGPQQTCRFVEQCTVTILSLLREVCQRQDLFFESIRGAAGLCLSTFVKFDSLFNNINPRTNRQDRLVILFRMLPFSSEIAIHTLRLLRSLCDANFEMTYLCLMQCCSNVQNPLLKSEQFNQMFVECLERDSQELRKETLLFIDTYLGQGSATSKYTFAHKLIGIESKLFSLKNVSLFCQSYTCLHSILSLFDGSIIEWQDLLEERKLGMHIIYKLCSSVHTNEIVLRVLRSSYEFNLQYLKFWNRLTVTQFAMDQKLVESLLFEITYFLKILAIDIRITSEQKLQSYCSSYVSFLFKETKKPRILGFLYPFVFEHDHPTMQSFDYFDSKELQKTILESLNVDKTIDLPLLHQKLFNEIRALGTQIGLSSSSLLREEIKKIMLYCTSVNQSIEMVKQKSEFIESWCELVQVIILCSCLAGSGMEQEMQSRYLAEINLELINRIMDPSTNDHFYRSISSTILIASWALNEIDSKSVTNISSCIRSIMHVLENSSLIWSKQKRARINFYASLLYLFRLLPPLLFKELRFSSNLLDKFTRDILAGHEVAKMLAISILNRCDCTNWLNELILNGSLKQLLLSLLSDEREIRANKYEFIKAFYVFESKMMLLLIIFSSTNVDYLLNGLLNNLDLVQTLESLQCFDMYPYLICENPVCFKMFVYILRLMITITTISNNRQIISEFGSFISAHSILHDLIRLAPTIKESVNGSELLLLVSRLIGRLVLNVNRTLQTNFIGLLPLFCSGEQSLASTDGQIVFIILNACVQLVSSNATDQPLFEPSLSYTDSRLYCKHNLGLLVSIIHRCTTRSNDLAESIAIIESALYLLWTHFNMYFSMSTTTADLSLELMQDIDLLRSQAESTFNEVFFAKIQSVSGANNNVFIDALSRRIKRIVYLKHTHSFSLTSIANDSTCPKSQIFLRN